One window of the Labilibaculum sp. genome contains the following:
- a CDS encoding slipin family protein, with protein MNFLFVFSVAVIFFLLAGIRVIFEYKRALKFRFGKYIGILQPGFRWIIPIVETISIVDIRVITINIDSQEVMTQDNVPCSIDGVVFFQINDPEKAVLEVEEYKFAISQLAQAALRDVCGKVELDTILSKREEMGKNIKTIVEKETQVWGIVIIDVKIKDIQLPENMRRMMANQAEAERSRRARIILATAEEQAAESLLAAGKLIDKSPSAIKLRLYQTLANIASEKNSTILFPFPEEVLPRKPKEED; from the coding sequence ATGAATTTTTTGTTCGTTTTTAGTGTTGCCGTTATCTTTTTTCTTCTGGCCGGAATTCGTGTAATTTTTGAATACAAAAGAGCCTTAAAATTCCGCTTTGGGAAGTATATTGGAATATTGCAACCCGGTTTCAGGTGGATTATTCCCATTGTTGAAACCATTAGCATTGTCGACATTCGGGTGATCACAATCAATATCGACTCTCAGGAAGTAATGACTCAAGACAATGTTCCCTGTAGTATTGATGGTGTCGTATTTTTTCAAATCAACGATCCAGAAAAAGCAGTTTTAGAGGTGGAAGAATACAAATTTGCCATTTCTCAGCTGGCACAGGCTGCCTTGCGCGATGTTTGTGGCAAAGTAGAACTGGATACCATCTTATCGAAACGCGAAGAGATGGGAAAAAACATCAAGACCATTGTAGAAAAGGAAACCCAGGTGTGGGGAATTGTTATTATTGATGTGAAAATTAAAGACATTCAGTTGCCTGAAAACATGCGCCGGATGATGGCTAACCAAGCCGAAGCAGAACGCTCCCGAAGAGCAAGGATAATTCTTGCTACCGCGGAAGAACAGGCTGCTGAAAGTCTGCTTGCGGCTGGGAAACTCATCGATAAGTCACCTTCGGCTATTAAATTGCGGCTCTACCAAACACTTGCAAATATTGCTTCGGAAAAGAATTCGACCATTCTGTTCCCATTTCCTGAAGAGGTGTTGCCACGCAAACCAAAAGAAGAGGATTAA
- a CDS encoding YceI family protein, whose amino-acid sequence MKTMTLLGMLLIGGTFSTFAQKSEIKLNESAVKWTGNKIGGSHEGEIQIKSGYFELKDGDITSGEVVMDMNTITNTDIKDEGYNQKLVGHLKSDDFFGVENFPTSTFVVSSASKFEEGKAKVSGTLTIKGKTESIFFDLFKKGNEYSAQLKVDRSKYNVRYGSNSFFDNLGDKAIDDIFILEIKLVL is encoded by the coding sequence ATGAAAACAATGACATTATTAGGAATGCTTTTAATAGGAGGAACATTCTCAACGTTTGCACAAAAAAGTGAGATCAAATTGAACGAGTCAGCTGTTAAATGGACAGGAAATAAGATTGGTGGTTCGCACGAGGGAGAAATTCAAATTAAAAGTGGATATTTTGAATTAAAAGATGGTGATATTACAAGTGGAGAAGTTGTAATGGATATGAATACCATTACAAATACCGACATTAAGGATGAGGGCTATAATCAAAAACTAGTAGGTCACCTAAAATCAGATGATTTCTTTGGTGTTGAAAATTTTCCGACTTCAACTTTTGTAGTGAGCAGTGCAAGCAAATTTGAAGAAGGAAAAGCCAAAGTATCAGGCACACTAACCATTAAAGGAAAAACGGAAAGCATCTTTTTTGATCTGTTCAAAAAAGGCAATGAGTATTCAGCCCAATTAAAAGTTGATCGCTCCAAGTATAATGTACGCTACGGCTCCAATTCATTCTTCGATAATTTGGGAGATAAAGCCATCGATGATATATTTATCCTTGAAATTAAACTTGTTTTGTGA
- a CDS encoding SDR family oxidoreductase produces MKIAVTGATGQLGGLVVAELKKRVDNNSIVALVRNPEKASRLGVEARAFDYTKSEELVKALADIDHLLLISSNEIGQRADQHANVIEAAKKAGVKWIVYTSLLHADTSTLNLAGEHLATEKALKVSGIDYTILRNGWYTENYAASIGGAIAGGAFIGSADNGKISSAARADYAEAAAVVLIDESNKGKVYELAGDQAYTLSDLAAEITKQTGNDIPYKNLAEIDYANILASFGIPKGFAAAIASWDISASRGDLFDDSQQLSKLIGRPTTLLEESVKAAL; encoded by the coding sequence ATGAAAATAGCAGTGACAGGAGCCACTGGCCAACTAGGCGGTTTGGTTGTAGCAGAATTAAAGAAAAGAGTTGATAATAATAGCATTGTAGCTTTGGTACGAAATCCGGAAAAAGCTTCAAGATTAGGTGTTGAAGCTCGTGCTTTTGATTATACAAAAAGTGAGGAATTAGTAAAAGCACTTGCTGACATTGATCATTTGTTACTTATATCAAGTAACGAAATTGGTCAACGCGCCGATCAGCATGCCAATGTAATAGAAGCGGCCAAAAAAGCGGGAGTAAAATGGATTGTTTATACCAGTTTATTGCATGCCGATACATCAACACTAAATCTTGCCGGAGAACATTTAGCAACAGAGAAAGCATTGAAAGTCTCAGGCATTGACTATACAATTCTAAGAAATGGCTGGTATACCGAAAATTACGCAGCTTCAATTGGAGGAGCCATAGCTGGCGGAGCATTTATTGGAAGTGCAGACAATGGAAAAATATCATCAGCAGCAAGAGCTGATTATGCCGAAGCGGCAGCAGTTGTGTTAATTGATGAAAGCAACAAAGGGAAAGTTTACGAATTAGCCGGTGACCAGGCTTATACACTCAGCGACTTGGCTGCTGAAATTACAAAGCAGACTGGCAACGATATTCCGTATAAAAACTTAGCGGAGATAGATTATGCTAATATACTTGCAAGTTTTGGAATTCCAAAGGGTTTTGCAGCGGCAATAGCAAGTTGGGATATCAGCGCATCAAGAGGGGATTTGTTTGATGATAGTCAACAACTTTCAAAATTAATAGGCAGACCAACAACATTATTGGAAGAATCTGTAAAAGCAGCATTGTAA
- a CDS encoding Crp/Fnr family transcriptional regulator, whose amino-acid sequence MDQLSRIKSSIGSIVSLTDEELLIFSGCLEMKTINKNEFFLKEGQVCDFIGFVNFGVMIYFKTLENGKELTTDFAFEGDWVTINESRLNNTPSLINIKAIENVELLILRQQDLFDLYTKIPKLERLGRILMEQSFVKIARQSIDLQVLPAKQRYESLLLKYPEIFQKVPLYHIANYLGIAPKSLSRIRKEFFQ is encoded by the coding sequence ATGGATCAGCTAAGTAGAATAAAAAGCAGTATCGGCTCAATTGTTTCATTAACAGATGAGGAATTATTGATATTCTCTGGTTGTCTGGAAATGAAAACCATCAATAAAAATGAATTCTTTTTAAAGGAAGGACAGGTGTGTGATTTTATCGGATTCGTCAATTTTGGGGTGATGATTTATTTCAAGACCTTGGAAAATGGCAAGGAGCTGACAACAGATTTTGCTTTTGAAGGCGATTGGGTTACGATCAACGAAAGTAGGTTGAATAATACGCCGTCATTAATCAACATTAAGGCCATCGAAAACGTCGAATTGTTGATTCTTAGACAGCAGGATTTGTTTGATTTATATACAAAAATTCCAAAGTTAGAACGCCTGGGCCGAATTTTAATGGAACAGTCATTTGTTAAGATTGCCCGGCAAAGTATCGATTTACAAGTACTGCCAGCAAAACAACGATACGAAAGCTTGCTTCTCAAATACCCTGAAATTTTTCAAAAAGTACCACTTTACCATATTGCCAATTATCTTGGCATTGCCCCAAAGTCGTTAAGCCGAATTCGCAAGGAGTTTTTTCAGTAA
- the ygiD gene encoding 4,5-DOPA dioxygenase extradiol, which produces MKTITESLMNTPKMPVLFLGHGSPMNAIEENEFVQGFRKISSEIEMPKAILVVSAHWETAGTKVTAMANPPTIHDFGGFPQKLFEVQYPALGDPELAKETQELLKSTEVHLDHKWGLDHGAWTVIRHMYPKANVPVIQLSIDFHKSPAEHYALAKELSRLREKGVLIVGSGNLIHNLQMVAWSRLNENFAFDWAHEANSKMNEYILNGDHESLINFSKQGKAFQLSIPTPEHFLPLLYTLAIQDAKDEISLFNNQLIGGSLSMTSVKIG; this is translated from the coding sequence ATGAAAACAATTACAGAATCTTTAATGAATACACCTAAAATGCCGGTACTCTTTTTAGGACATGGTAGTCCAATGAATGCCATTGAAGAAAATGAATTTGTACAAGGATTTAGAAAAATATCGTCGGAAATAGAAATGCCCAAAGCAATTTTAGTAGTGTCAGCACATTGGGAAACTGCCGGAACAAAAGTAACTGCCATGGCAAACCCTCCAACTATTCATGATTTCGGAGGGTTTCCTCAAAAGCTTTTTGAAGTGCAATATCCTGCATTAGGAGACCCAGAGCTCGCTAAAGAAACACAGGAGTTGCTTAAAAGTACAGAGGTGCATTTAGATCATAAATGGGGACTCGATCATGGAGCCTGGACTGTAATTCGGCACATGTACCCCAAGGCAAATGTGCCGGTAATTCAACTCAGTATTGATTTTCATAAAAGTCCGGCTGAACATTATGCTTTAGCTAAAGAATTAAGCAGGCTTCGCGAAAAAGGGGTTCTTATTGTAGGTAGTGGGAATTTAATACACAATTTACAAATGGTTGCCTGGAGTAGGTTAAACGAAAATTTCGCTTTTGATTGGGCACATGAAGCTAACAGTAAAATGAATGAATACATATTAAATGGTGATCATGAAAGCTTAATCAACTTTTCAAAACAAGGTAAAGCATTTCAATTATCGATTCCAACGCCTGAGCATTTTTTACCCTTGCTTTATACCCTTGCAATTCAAGATGCAAAAGACGAAATCAGCTTGTTTAACAATCAGCTCATTGGAGGATCATTATCTATGACTTCAGTTAAAATTGGCTGA
- a CDS encoding Crp/Fnr family transcriptional regulator, protein MAEDNKLLYYLKKWSDITDEDVPAILSSFETVPIKKKKDLLVSGDICKYLYFITKGCLRSFYVDSKGVEHIYQIRMDNNWISDLESFFTQSPSKYNIEAIEDTQMLRISFDRMEQLYREVPELERYFRILFQKAYINALKRLNATMWETAMDRYNEMLKEHPDMFQRVPLIYIASYLGITPESLSRIRKRR, encoded by the coding sequence ATGGCGGAAGATAATAAGCTACTATACTATTTGAAAAAATGGTCAGATATAACAGATGAAGATGTCCCCGCAATTTTATCATCTTTCGAAACTGTACCTATAAAAAAAAAGAAAGATCTTCTTGTTTCCGGTGATATATGTAAATACTTGTATTTTATTACGAAAGGTTGTTTGCGTTCTTTTTATGTTGATTCAAAAGGAGTAGAACATATTTACCAAATTAGAATGGACAACAATTGGATTAGCGACCTGGAAAGTTTTTTTACGCAAAGTCCTTCAAAATACAATATTGAAGCGATAGAAGATACACAAATGCTCCGTATTTCATTTGATAGAATGGAACAGTTATATCGTGAAGTACCTGAATTGGAAAGATATTTTCGCATTCTTTTTCAGAAAGCGTACATTAATGCTCTAAAGCGCTTAAATGCAACTATGTGGGAGACGGCTATGGATCGGTACAACGAAATGTTGAAAGAACATCCGGATATGTTTCAGCGGGTACCATTAATTTACATTGCTTCCTATTTGGGGATTACTCCTGAAAGCTTAAGCCGTATTAGAAAGCGCAGATAG
- a CDS encoding IMP dehydrogenase — protein sequence MATIINDVSRTFSEYLIIPGLTSVDCTPDKVSLMTPLIKFKKGESSGINMKTPFVSAIMQSVSDDGMAIALAKEGGVSFIFGSQSIEEQAKMVKKVKKHKAGFVESRANITPDQSLQDVIALKEQTGFSTIGVTSDGSPNGKFLGIVTGRDYRLSKDSLDKKVKEFMTPLENLTVGEYGISLTEANDIIWDHKLNTLPVIDKKQNLKYFVFRKDYDNHKEYPNELLDDHKRLIVGAGINTRDFEERVPALVDAGVDVLCIDSSDGFSEWQKITIQWIKEHYNGKVAVGAGNVVDKAGFLYLAESGADFIKVGVGGGSICITREQKGIGRGQATALIEVAEARDEYFKKTGEYIPICSDGGIVMDYHMTLALAMGADFMMMGRYFARFDESPTRKLLIGNSYVKEYWGEGSNRARNWQRYDMGGKDSLKFEEGVDSFVPYAGKLKDNLDITTGKIKATMCSCGVTTIAALQAEAKITLVSSTSIIEGGAHDVIVKDTKN from the coding sequence ATGGCTACGATTATTAATGACGTTTCGAGAACCTTTAGTGAGTATTTAATTATTCCAGGACTAACATCGGTTGATTGCACACCTGATAAAGTTAGCTTGATGACTCCCCTGATTAAATTTAAAAAAGGGGAATCTTCCGGAATCAACATGAAAACACCTTTTGTATCCGCAATTATGCAATCTGTTTCCGATGATGGAATGGCTATTGCCTTGGCGAAAGAGGGCGGTGTTTCATTTATTTTTGGTTCTCAGTCAATTGAGGAACAGGCCAAAATGGTTAAGAAAGTAAAAAAACACAAAGCTGGTTTTGTTGAGAGTCGCGCTAATATCACTCCTGATCAAAGCTTGCAGGATGTTATTGCCTTAAAAGAACAAACTGGATTTTCAACGATTGGTGTAACGAGTGATGGATCACCAAATGGAAAATTTTTAGGTATTGTTACAGGCCGCGATTATCGGTTAAGTAAGGATAGTTTAGATAAAAAGGTGAAAGAGTTTATGACTCCTTTAGAAAATCTTACTGTTGGTGAGTATGGAATCAGCTTGACAGAGGCAAATGATATTATCTGGGATCACAAATTAAATACTTTGCCTGTTATCGATAAAAAACAAAACCTGAAATATTTTGTTTTTAGAAAAGACTACGATAATCACAAAGAGTACCCGAACGAATTATTGGATGATCATAAAAGATTAATAGTGGGTGCAGGTATTAATACCCGTGATTTTGAAGAACGTGTTCCTGCATTGGTTGATGCTGGCGTTGATGTATTGTGTATCGATTCATCGGATGGATTTTCGGAATGGCAAAAGATTACAATTCAGTGGATTAAAGAACATTATAATGGGAAAGTAGCTGTTGGAGCAGGAAACGTGGTTGATAAAGCTGGTTTTTTATATTTAGCTGAGTCTGGCGCCGATTTTATTAAAGTTGGTGTAGGTGGCGGATCAATTTGTATTACCAGAGAGCAAAAAGGAATTGGCAGAGGTCAGGCAACTGCTTTAATTGAAGTGGCCGAAGCCCGCGATGAATATTTTAAGAAGACCGGTGAGTACATTCCAATTTGTTCCGATGGTGGAATTGTAATGGATTATCACATGACCCTTGCGCTGGCAATGGGAGCTGATTTTATGATGATGGGAAGATATTTTGCCCGTTTTGATGAGAGTCCAACCAGAAAACTTTTGATTGGAAACAGTTATGTAAAAGAATATTGGGGCGAAGGTTCGAACAGAGCAAGAAACTGGCAGCGATATGACATGGGAGGTAAGGACAGCCTTAAGTTTGAAGAAGGTGTAGATAGCTTTGTACCTTATGCAGGTAAATTAAAAGACAATCTAGATATTACCACAGGAAAAATCAAAGCTACCATGTGTAGTTGTGGTGTTACAACAATTGCAGCATTGCAGGCTGAAGCAAAAATTACCTTGGTTTCATCTACAAGTATTATCGAAGGTGGTGCTCATGATGTTATCGTTAAAGACACAAAGAACTAA
- a CDS encoding ATP-binding protein: MEDKWINDRNKIIGLGENSLRKSYYPELQNKIEELEDSRKNLDTIINSTSDGIIIHDISGKILFLNKPAELLLNVQLNDNLTVMDISAAQNEIESLSDIWNKVKNNKTQTIEWIVLQNKTKKEIPVQVSINTTFWNGLHVFVAVVRDFTERKEYEEKLLKAKKKAEESDFLKTAFLQNMSHEIRTPMNSIIGFSELLNDLDLLPEKRKKFTSIIIDNANQLLSIVNDILTISTLQTKQDKVYMESTNINQVLYDLLVIYEKQAFPRHLSIQLHRALSDQESVVFTDKTKIIQILTNLLNNAFKFIHEGSIEFGYRLIDEDMVFYVTDSGIGIPEKMQTIIFDRFMQASNFVKFNYGGTGLGLAISKEFVDLLGGKIWVESDVNKGSTFYFTIKYLPVN, from the coding sequence ATGGAAGATAAATGGATTAATGATCGAAATAAAATAATAGGGCTGGGTGAGAATTCACTTAGGAAAAGTTACTATCCAGAGTTACAAAATAAAATTGAAGAGCTGGAAGATTCGCGGAAGAATCTGGATACGATTATTAACAGCACAAGTGATGGAATAATTATTCATGATATTTCGGGTAAGATTTTATTTTTAAATAAGCCTGCTGAATTATTGTTGAATGTTCAATTGAATGATAATTTAACGGTAATGGATATATCTGCTGCCCAAAATGAAATTGAAAGTCTTTCTGATATTTGGAACAAAGTAAAAAATAACAAAACACAAACAATAGAATGGATTGTTTTACAAAATAAAACGAAAAAAGAAATACCTGTTCAGGTTTCTATCAATACTACTTTTTGGAATGGCTTGCATGTTTTTGTAGCGGTTGTCCGCGATTTTACAGAGCGCAAAGAATACGAAGAAAAGTTGCTAAAAGCCAAAAAGAAAGCAGAAGAAAGTGATTTTTTAAAAACAGCTTTTTTGCAAAATATGTCTCATGAAATTCGAACCCCCATGAATTCCATTATTGGGTTTTCTGAATTGCTTAACGATTTGGATTTATTACCTGAAAAACGCAAAAAATTTACTTCCATAATAATTGATAATGCCAATCAGCTTCTTTCAATTGTAAACGATATACTTACCATTTCTACCTTACAAACAAAGCAGGATAAGGTTTATATGGAATCAACCAATATCAATCAGGTTTTGTATGACTTGTTGGTTATTTATGAAAAACAGGCATTTCCCCGGCATTTATCAATTCAGCTTCATCGAGCACTATCCGATCAGGAATCAGTTGTATTTACTGATAAAACTAAAATAATTCAGATTTTAACTAATTTACTGAACAATGCTTTTAAATTTATTCATGAAGGAAGTATCGAGTTTGGATATCGGCTGATTGATGAGGATATGGTTTTTTATGTAACTGATAGTGGAATTGGTATACCGGAAAAAATGCAAACCATAATTTTCGACCGGTTTATGCAGGCAAGTAATTTTGTGAAGTTTAATTATGGTGGGACAGGATTAGGTTTAGCCATTTCAAAAGAATTCGTTGATTTGCTGGGAGGTAAAATTTGGGTGGAATCTGATGTAAATAAAGGTTCAACATTCTATTTTACCATTAAGTACCTCCCTGTAAATTAA
- the ercA gene encoding alcohol dehydrogenase-like regulatory protein ErcA: MNKEFEDIQLEIRKFVAPEYIFGLDSRVYVGLCCQKLGGRKVLLVTDNIILKSPWLLEAEDKLKEAEIDYVIFSNVSPNPRDYEVMEGAQMYSQNRCNMILAIGGGSVIDCAKGIGIIANNGGDIRDFEGVDKIYKPMPPLVCIPTTGGTSADVSQFAIINNYEEKYKMAIISKATVPDVALIDPYVLTSMNKHLTACTGIDALSHAFETFVSNASSAFTDLYALEAIRLLDKNLLLSVQEPSNLQARGKVMLASLYAGLAFSNASLGCIHSMAHSLGGYLDLPHGECNAILLPHVVNYNFDAACDRYKKIAETLQLPSVGINNQENKKSLMNYLFQMNKTLGVDKTLQQKGVTLDIVPVLSGKAIKDPCNATNPRPPLKKDLEVVYKEAL, encoded by the coding sequence ATGAATAAAGAATTCGAAGATATACAACTGGAAATTAGAAAATTTGTAGCTCCTGAATATATTTTCGGACTTGATTCAAGAGTTTATGTGGGTTTATGTTGTCAAAAGCTTGGCGGGCGGAAAGTATTGTTAGTTACCGATAACATAATTTTAAAATCACCATGGTTATTGGAGGCAGAAGATAAATTGAAAGAAGCTGAAATTGACTATGTGATTTTCTCCAATGTTTCTCCTAATCCCAGAGATTACGAAGTAATGGAGGGGGCGCAAATGTATAGTCAAAACAGGTGCAATATGATTCTGGCAATCGGAGGAGGGAGTGTTATTGATTGTGCAAAAGGGATCGGGATTATCGCAAACAACGGTGGAGATATCAGAGATTTTGAAGGGGTAGACAAAATATACAAGCCTATGCCTCCTTTAGTATGTATTCCTACTACAGGAGGAACTTCAGCAGATGTTTCTCAATTCGCAATCATCAATAATTACGAAGAGAAATATAAGATGGCTATTATTAGTAAAGCAACTGTACCCGATGTGGCACTGATTGATCCTTATGTTTTAACGAGTATGAATAAGCATTTAACCGCTTGTACCGGAATTGATGCCCTTTCTCACGCCTTTGAAACGTTTGTGTCAAATGCAAGTTCAGCATTTACCGATTTATATGCACTCGAGGCAATCCGGCTGTTAGATAAAAATTTATTGTTATCAGTACAGGAACCAAGTAATTTGCAGGCAAGAGGAAAAGTAATGCTGGCAAGTCTTTATGCCGGATTGGCATTTTCAAATGCCAGTTTGGGATGCATTCATTCAATGGCTCATAGTTTGGGTGGGTATTTAGATCTGCCGCATGGTGAGTGCAATGCCATATTATTACCACACGTGGTAAACTATAACTTTGATGCAGCCTGTGATAGATACAAAAAAATAGCTGAAACCCTTCAATTACCATCGGTGGGGATTAATAATCAGGAAAATAAAAAATCACTGATGAACTATCTCTTTCAAATGAACAAAACATTAGGTGTTGATAAAACTCTTCAGCAAAAGGGAGTAACTTTAGATATAGTTCCTGTTTTGTCGGGCAAAGCAATTAAAGATCCGTGTAATGCAACAAATCCAAGACCTCCGCTAAAAAAAGATTTGGAAGTTGTTTATAAAGAAGCTTTATGA
- a CDS encoding DMT family transporter: MRYFLMLLALAVGCLLPVQASINAKLGAFLKAPLMAALVNFMVGGFVLLLVILGTRTPNNLLLAAKEAPIYAWIGGLMGSIFVGSIIFLIPRLGAALSFGLIVCGQLVFSLILDHFGMFGVPVQPVNWGRIAGVLLILVGVLVIQKF, encoded by the coding sequence ATGAGATATTTTTTGATGTTGCTGGCTCTTGCTGTTGGCTGTCTGTTACCTGTTCAGGCAAGTATTAATGCCAAATTGGGTGCATTTTTAAAAGCCCCTTTAATGGCGGCTTTGGTTAATTTTATGGTGGGTGGTTTTGTGCTTTTGCTGGTTATTTTAGGAACCCGGACACCAAATAATTTGTTGCTGGCAGCAAAGGAGGCTCCAATATATGCATGGATAGGCGGACTGATGGGTTCTATTTTTGTTGGTTCTATTATTTTTCTGATTCCCCGATTGGGCGCTGCTTTAAGTTTTGGATTGATTGTGTGTGGTCAGTTGGTGTTCTCGTTAATTTTAGATCATTTCGGGATGTTCGGCGTTCCTGTGCAACCTGTTAATTGGGGGCGAATTGCAGGTGTTCTTTTAATTCTGGTGGGCGTTTTGGTGATTCAGAAGTTTTAA